The DNA region AGCTTGAATTACTTACAATAACAGCTTCTCACTTAAGGAATTTGTACATAAATCACATTACATTCTATTAATGCTGCTCCGTTGCTAACAGTTTTTGTTTCAGAAGTTGCGGATTTCCCTGAGCTACAACTTTTCCTCCTTCGAGCAAGAAAGCTCCATCACAGTAATCTAGTTCTTCTAGGCGATGGGTCACCCAAAGCGCAGTAAGCCCACGCTTTTTGACTAAATTTTTTACCTGCGCTACTAATTCTAATTGAGTATCAGGATCGAGTAGAGCAGTAGGTTCATCAAACAAAATTGCTTCACAGTTACGGGCAATTGCTCCAGCGATCGCAATCCTTTGTTTTTGTCCTCCACTTAGAGCATGAATTGGTCGTCTTTCTAAATCTAGTAGATTTACCGCATCTAAAGCCTCTTTCACTCTTTGTCTAGTCTGTATTTGAGATAAGTTTTCACTTACCAAACCAAAGGCAATATCTGCACCAACAGTAGGCATAACTAATTGATGGTCAGGATTTTGAAAGACAAATCCAGTTTTGTAGGGCATTACAATCGACCCAGAATCAGGAATTAATAACCCAGCTAATAGCCTTAATAAAGTAGATTTACCACTACCATTATTGCCCAACAGCATCCAGAACTCTCCTTGAGGAACTTGGAGAGAACAACCCTTCAATACCATCGCCTCAAATGTCCAACCAAAATGGATGTTGTCCACTTTGATAATTGATGATTTATCGGACTCAGTATCAATAGAAGAAATCATTACTTATCAGCAACAGCAGCAAAAAATCCCGGTACTCTTCCTTCTGCCATACCACCAGACTTTTTGTTAACGCTGACAGCATTAATTAGGTTACCTTTGACCGCTACTTTTTTATCCTCTTCTTTGTCACAGGTAAGTTCGACTAAATCAGAACTGCCAGAGCGCATTGCCTGAAGAATTTCTTGATACAGGCTTTCAGCAGCTTTAGATTCTTTACGCTGTACTGAGATGGGTAAGGGAAGGTCTTGTAAAACTATATCGATGGTAAACATGAAACTCTCATCATAAAAATTGCAACAATTTGATTATCTTCCAGATTCACCTAATTTCGCATCCTTATTTTTGTTTAATCTAGGATAAATTTAATTTTTTCTTTGGATTTGACCTGGAAATTCCAATTGTTTTCTTCTAAGATGTGTAATATAAGTAAAGAAAAGTTAACTTTTCTCACAATCGACTTGATGTAAT from Coleofasciculaceae cyanobacterium includes:
- a CDS encoding ABC transporter ATP-binding protein — translated: MISSIDTESDKSSIIKVDNIHFGWTFEAMVLKGCSLQVPQGEFWMLLGNNGSGKSTLLRLLAGLLIPDSGSIVMPYKTGFVFQNPDHQLVMPTVGADIAFGLVSENLSQIQTRQRVKEALDAVNLLDLERRPIHALSGGQKQRIAIAGAIARNCEAILFDEPTALLDPDTQLELVAQVKNLVKKRGLTALWVTHRLEELDYCDGAFLLEGGKVVAQGNPQLLKQKLLATEQH